One segment of Ricinus communis isolate WT05 ecotype wild-type chromosome 8, ASM1957865v1, whole genome shotgun sequence DNA contains the following:
- the LOC8285747 gene encoding uncharacterized protein LOC8285747 isoform X3 yields the protein MDSDWDPFDDVLPEPALAHARAGGKFQPRAKPRPKKVASASISSILPTNAKEKYVPSLPTALDRKQSAQSVDNVDDILTIPASSSPASSTLPGREEHLEKTDENLKCEPLKDLTELVRRSKDLPSADALPLKVVVSDRKTGDSCLSIKKTDSSQLDLDAFAGSICDAAENKALVDSHTTTSVQSVDVLDKTMGPVGPSFPEQIIESNEPLGDSEVLFSDDSNLKLINLSPNELESKEDMISKDDHAEVNEMELDLDPFADILPPPSISSVRNGGKFQPRAKARPRKGTSETVAIAASTSTMEEQASLVSHVSDNLQPAKFVDAGDGRLRDPVPSSLYSLEILVSKESLRNDDYKNFGVLLSSDVMSSGLVNSSQLLSTDAVHLGGATRDLHFGLAKSMGENTDIFSGLEYIHDLVTQSPSSTEIPVHSSNEETEGSRFPAQNSVNSSALGACSVDLPDPVSCNEAAIWTDNRRPEVEGFFLIWEGLIIYLSPFLPRQKVQTGKEKSTVSTLPQDAVDSVASSSNAEFEPSETMYMDVGSIPTFPSDDVLDYSSMSFSNCISPDATTSGFLLNEEQINLAEASRSSDPNVLCQEDLPVEAVKENSKSRRRKSSSLLISSQKFGEASLAGEMGGSGKSSRQLRKRTAAPQLVDEPEDEACDNDGFPSKASSNSIADEEDGDYDYRVDEDNDNEDALENKSRKKRASEKLKKPAADEGKTVRRRKRDTDASEQLTQQPRKKFSHSTRRKNRLKDLLSMPEDEIDFQRLPVRDIILLAGYRESLASKEAKESKNASTNQSTANSFHGEDSHNEEDTVTSEQSGGHINDQSNILFNYHSFMDKTPTARWSKQETELFYEGIQQFGTDLSMIQQLFPGRTRHQIKLKYKKEERQHPLRLSDALRNRAKDHSHFEKVIEQLQQVATQAEQECNRDASVDVTDEEAELNPETNQETTKSERYEDVTVEDREGDVNEEVHSPSKYDEDDDDLDIWSSYKSVF from the exons atggattctgatTGGGATCCTTTTGATGATGTACTTCCGGAACCAGCTTTGGCCCATG CTCGGGCTGGTGGGAAGTTTCAACCGAGGGCCAAACCACGACCAAAGAAGGTAGCATCTGCATCTATTTCTTCTATTCTTCCAACCAATGCCAAGGAAAAGTATGTGCCATCCTTACCAACTGCTTTGGACCGAAAACAGTCTGCTCAGTCCGTTGATAATGTGGATGATATATTGACAATTCCAGCTAGTAGTTCTCCAGCTTCATCAACATTACCTGGAAGGGAAGAACATCTGGAGAAAACTGATGAAAACCTGAAATGTGAACCGCTAAAAGATTTAACAGAACTTGTCAGAAGATCAAAGGATCTGCCTTCCGCAGATGCCCTCCCTTTAAAGGTTGTAGTGTCTGATAGAAAAACTGGAGATTCTTGTCTGTCAATAAAAAAg ACAGATTCTTCACAGCTTGACCTGGACGCATTTGCTGGCAGTATTTGTGATGCTGCAGAAAATAAAG CCTTGGTTGACTCTCATACAACAACATCTGTACAGTCCGTTGATGTCCTTGATAAGACTATGGGCCCAGTTGGCCCATCCTTTCCTGAACAGATAATTGAGAGTAACGAGCCATTGGGAGACAGTGAAGTTCTATTTTCTGATGACAGCAActtgaaattaattaacctttcACCCAATGAACTTGAATCCAAAGAGGATATGATCTCCAAAGATGACCATGCAGAG GTGAATGAGATGGAGCTTGATTTGGACCCATTTGCTGATATTCTTCCCCCACCTTCCATTAGCAGTG TGAGAAATGGTGGCAAATTTCAACCTCGAGCAAAGGCCCGACCTAGAAAGGGAACTTCTGAAACAGTTGCTATTGCTGCTTCTACTAGTACAATGGAAGAGCAAGCTAGTCTAGTCTCCCATGTGTCGGATAACCTGCAGCCTGCTAAATTTGTTGATGCTGGAGATGGCAGACTGAGAGATCCTGTTCCGTCATCCTTATATTCCTTGGAGATCTTGGTAAGCAAAGAGTCATTGAGAAATGATGACTACAAGAATTTTGGAGTTCTATTGTCCAGTGATGTCATGAGTTCCGGATTAGTGAATTCTTCACAATTACTTTCTACCGATGCGGTGCATTTAGGTGGTGCTACGAGAGACCTGCATTTTGGATTGGCAAAATCAATGGGAGAG AATACAGACATATTTTCAGGGTTGGAATATATCCATGATCTTGTTACCCAATCTCCAAGTAGCACAG AAATTCCAGTTCATTCTTCAAATGAGGAGACGGAAGGATCTAGATTTCCAGCTCAAAATTCTGTTAATTCTTCAGCACTCGGGGCATGTAGTGTGGATCTCCCAGATCCAGTAAGCTGTAATGAAGCAGCCATTTGGACTGATAACAGAAGACCAGAGGTGGAG gggttttttctaatttgGGAAGGCCTGATAATTTATCTGAGTCCATTTCTG CCAAGACAAAAGGTGCAAACTGGAAAGGAGAAATCTACTGTAAGCACTCTTCCACAAGATGCAGTTGATTCTGTCGCATCTTCTTCGAATGCTGAGTTTGAACCTTCTGAAACTATGTACATGGATGTGGGCTCAATTCCTACCTTCCCGTCTGATGATGTTCTTGACTATTCATCCATGAGCTTTAGCAATTGTATTTCACCAGATGCTACTACTTCTGGGTTTCTATTGAATGAGGAACAGATAAACCTTGCTGAAGCTTCTCGCTCCAGTGACCCAAATGTTTTGTGCCAAGAAGATCTACCTGTAGAGGCTGTGAAGGAG AATTCTAAGAGTAGAAGAAGGAAATCATCTTCATTATTGATTTCTTCTCAGAAGTTTGGTGAAGCCTCATTAGCTGGTGAGATGGGGGGAAGTGGTAAATCATCAAGGCAGCTGAGAAAAAGGACTGCTGCTCCACAACTTGTTGATGAGCCAGAGGATGAAGCTTGTGACAATGACGGCTTTCCTTCTAAAGCTTCTAGTAATTCTATTGCGGATGAAGAAGATGGTGATTATGATTATAGAGTGGATGAAGATAATGATAATGAAGATGCATTGGAAAATAAATCTCGCAAGAAAAGAGCTTCAGAAAAGCTGAAGAAACCTGCAGCTGATGAGGGAAAAACAGTTAGACGACGGAAGAGAGACACTGATGCATCAGAGCAATTAACTCAACAACCACGCAAGAAGTTTTCTCATTCCACCCGCAGGAAAAACAGat TGAAGGATTTGCTTAGCATGCCAGAGGATGAAATTGATTTTCAGAGGCTTCCTGTCAGAGATATTATTTTGCTTGCAGGGTACAGGGAGAGCTTAGCT AGTAAAGAGGCAAAAGAATCAAAGAATGCTTCAACCAACCAAAG TACTGCAAACTCTTTCCACGGGGAAGATTCTCATAATGAAGAGGACACTGTTACTTCAGAGCAATCTGGAGGACACATTAATGATCAATCAAATATCTTATTCAATTACCACTCCTTCATGGACAAAACACCGACTGCAAGATGGTCGAAACAAGAGACAGAATTATTCTATGAG GGAATTCAGCAGTTTGGGACCGACCTATCAATGATACAGCAGCTTTTTCCTGGACGAACACGTCATCAAATCAAGTTGAAATATAAGAAGGAAGAACGTCAACATCCATTAAGGCTTTCTGATGCTCTGCGCAATCGTGCTAAAG ATcattctcattttgaaaaagtGATTGAGCAGCTGCAACAAGTTGCTACTCAGGCAGAACAAGAGTGTAACAGGGATGCTTCAGTAGATGTTACAGACGAGGAGGCAGAGTTGAATCCTGAAACTAAT
- the LOC8285747 gene encoding uncharacterized protein LOC8285747 isoform X8 — MPRKTSSSPASSTLPGREEHLEKTDENLKCEPLKDLTELVRRSKDLPSADALPLKVVVSDRKTGDSCLSIKKTDSSQLDLDAFAGSICDAAENKALVDSHTTTSVQSVDVLDKTMGPVGPSFPEQIIESNEPLGDSEVLFSDDSNLKLINLSPNELESKEDMISKDDHAEVNEMELDLDPFADILPPPSISSVRNGGKFQPRAKARPRKGTSETVAIAASTSTMEEQASLVSHVSDNLQPAKFVDAGDGRLRDPVPSSLYSLEILVSKESLRNDDYKNFGVLLSSDVMSSGLVNSSQLLSTDAVHLGGATRDLHFGLAKSMGENTDIFSGLEYIHDLVTQSPSSTEIPVHSSNEETEGSRFPAQNSVNSSALGACSVDLPDPVSCNEAAIWTDNRRPEVEEAGVFSNLGRPDNLSESISEYNTRNFQPRQKVQTGKEKSTVSTLPQDAVDSVASSSNAEFEPSETMYMDVGSIPTFPSDDVLDYSSMSFSNCISPDATTSGFLLNEEQINLAEASRSSDPNVLCQEDLPVEAVKENSKSRRRKSSSLLISSQKFGEASLAGEMGGSGKSSRQLRKRTAAPQLVDEPEDEACDNDGFPSKASSNSIADEEDGDYDYRVDEDNDNEDALENKSRKKRASEKLKKPAADEGKTVRRRKRDTDASEQLTQQPRKKFSHSTRRKNRLKDLLSMPEDEIDFQRLPVRDIILLAGYRESLASKEAKESKNASTNQSTANSFHGEDSHNEEDTVTSEQSGGHINDQSNILFNYHSFMDKTPTARWSKQETELFYEGIQQFGTDLSMIQQLFPGRTRHQIKLKYKKEERQHPLRLSDALRNRAKDHSHFEKVIEQLQQVATQAEQECNRDASVDVTDEEAELNPETNQETTKSERYEDVTVEDREGDVNEEVHSPSKYDEDDDDLDIWSSYKSVF, encoded by the exons ATGCCAAGGAAAA CTAGTAGTTCTCCAGCTTCATCAACATTACCTGGAAGGGAAGAACATCTGGAGAAAACTGATGAAAACCTGAAATGTGAACCGCTAAAAGATTTAACAGAACTTGTCAGAAGATCAAAGGATCTGCCTTCCGCAGATGCCCTCCCTTTAAAGGTTGTAGTGTCTGATAGAAAAACTGGAGATTCTTGTCTGTCAATAAAAAAg ACAGATTCTTCACAGCTTGACCTGGACGCATTTGCTGGCAGTATTTGTGATGCTGCAGAAAATAAAG CCTTGGTTGACTCTCATACAACAACATCTGTACAGTCCGTTGATGTCCTTGATAAGACTATGGGCCCAGTTGGCCCATCCTTTCCTGAACAGATAATTGAGAGTAACGAGCCATTGGGAGACAGTGAAGTTCTATTTTCTGATGACAGCAActtgaaattaattaacctttcACCCAATGAACTTGAATCCAAAGAGGATATGATCTCCAAAGATGACCATGCAGAG GTGAATGAGATGGAGCTTGATTTGGACCCATTTGCTGATATTCTTCCCCCACCTTCCATTAGCAGTG TGAGAAATGGTGGCAAATTTCAACCTCGAGCAAAGGCCCGACCTAGAAAGGGAACTTCTGAAACAGTTGCTATTGCTGCTTCTACTAGTACAATGGAAGAGCAAGCTAGTCTAGTCTCCCATGTGTCGGATAACCTGCAGCCTGCTAAATTTGTTGATGCTGGAGATGGCAGACTGAGAGATCCTGTTCCGTCATCCTTATATTCCTTGGAGATCTTGGTAAGCAAAGAGTCATTGAGAAATGATGACTACAAGAATTTTGGAGTTCTATTGTCCAGTGATGTCATGAGTTCCGGATTAGTGAATTCTTCACAATTACTTTCTACCGATGCGGTGCATTTAGGTGGTGCTACGAGAGACCTGCATTTTGGATTGGCAAAATCAATGGGAGAG AATACAGACATATTTTCAGGGTTGGAATATATCCATGATCTTGTTACCCAATCTCCAAGTAGCACAG AAATTCCAGTTCATTCTTCAAATGAGGAGACGGAAGGATCTAGATTTCCAGCTCAAAATTCTGTTAATTCTTCAGCACTCGGGGCATGTAGTGTGGATCTCCCAGATCCAGTAAGCTGTAATGAAGCAGCCATTTGGACTGATAACAGAAGACCAGAGGTGGAG gaAGCAGgggttttttctaatttgGGAAGGCCTGATAATTTATCTGAGTCCATTTCTG aatataatactAGAAATTTCCAGCCAAGACAAAAGGTGCAAACTGGAAAGGAGAAATCTACTGTAAGCACTCTTCCACAAGATGCAGTTGATTCTGTCGCATCTTCTTCGAATGCTGAGTTTGAACCTTCTGAAACTATGTACATGGATGTGGGCTCAATTCCTACCTTCCCGTCTGATGATGTTCTTGACTATTCATCCATGAGCTTTAGCAATTGTATTTCACCAGATGCTACTACTTCTGGGTTTCTATTGAATGAGGAACAGATAAACCTTGCTGAAGCTTCTCGCTCCAGTGACCCAAATGTTTTGTGCCAAGAAGATCTACCTGTAGAGGCTGTGAAGGAG AATTCTAAGAGTAGAAGAAGGAAATCATCTTCATTATTGATTTCTTCTCAGAAGTTTGGTGAAGCCTCATTAGCTGGTGAGATGGGGGGAAGTGGTAAATCATCAAGGCAGCTGAGAAAAAGGACTGCTGCTCCACAACTTGTTGATGAGCCAGAGGATGAAGCTTGTGACAATGACGGCTTTCCTTCTAAAGCTTCTAGTAATTCTATTGCGGATGAAGAAGATGGTGATTATGATTATAGAGTGGATGAAGATAATGATAATGAAGATGCATTGGAAAATAAATCTCGCAAGAAAAGAGCTTCAGAAAAGCTGAAGAAACCTGCAGCTGATGAGGGAAAAACAGTTAGACGACGGAAGAGAGACACTGATGCATCAGAGCAATTAACTCAACAACCACGCAAGAAGTTTTCTCATTCCACCCGCAGGAAAAACAGat TGAAGGATTTGCTTAGCATGCCAGAGGATGAAATTGATTTTCAGAGGCTTCCTGTCAGAGATATTATTTTGCTTGCAGGGTACAGGGAGAGCTTAGCT AGTAAAGAGGCAAAAGAATCAAAGAATGCTTCAACCAACCAAAG TACTGCAAACTCTTTCCACGGGGAAGATTCTCATAATGAAGAGGACACTGTTACTTCAGAGCAATCTGGAGGACACATTAATGATCAATCAAATATCTTATTCAATTACCACTCCTTCATGGACAAAACACCGACTGCAAGATGGTCGAAACAAGAGACAGAATTATTCTATGAG GGAATTCAGCAGTTTGGGACCGACCTATCAATGATACAGCAGCTTTTTCCTGGACGAACACGTCATCAAATCAAGTTGAAATATAAGAAGGAAGAACGTCAACATCCATTAAGGCTTTCTGATGCTCTGCGCAATCGTGCTAAAG ATcattctcattttgaaaaagtGATTGAGCAGCTGCAACAAGTTGCTACTCAGGCAGAACAAGAGTGTAACAGGGATGCTTCAGTAGATGTTACAGACGAGGAGGCAGAGTTGAATCCTGAAACTAAT
- the LOC8285747 gene encoding uncharacterized protein LOC8285747 isoform X1, giving the protein MDSDWDPFDDVLPEPALAHARAGGKFQPRAKPRPKKVASASISSILPTNAKEKYVPSLPTALDRKQSAQSVDNVDDILTIPASSSPASSTLPGREEHLEKTDENLKCEPLKDLTELVRRSKDLPSADALPLKVVVSDRKTGDSCLSIKKTDSSQLDLDAFAGSICDAAENKALVDSHTTTSVQSVDVLDKTMGPVGPSFPEQIIESNEPLGDSEVLFSDDSNLKLINLSPNELESKEDMISKDDHAEVNEMELDLDPFADILPPPSISSVRNGGKFQPRAKARPRKGTSETVAIAASTSTMEEQASLVSHVSDNLQPAKFVDAGDGRLRDPVPSSLYSLEILVSKESLRNDDYKNFGVLLSSDVMSSGLVNSSQLLSTDAVHLGGATRDLHFGLAKSMGENTDIFSGLEYIHDLVTQSPSSTEIPVHSSNEETEGSRFPAQNSVNSSALGACSVDLPDPVSCNEAAIWTDNRRPEVEEAGVFSNLGRPDNLSESISEYNTRNFQPRQKVQTGKEKSTVSTLPQDAVDSVASSSNAEFEPSETMYMDVGSIPTFPSDDVLDYSSMSFSNCISPDATTSGFLLNEEQINLAEASRSSDPNVLCQEDLPVEAVKENSKSRRRKSSSLLISSQKFGEASLAGEMGGSGKSSRQLRKRTAAPQLVDEPEDEACDNDGFPSKASSNSIADEEDGDYDYRVDEDNDNEDALENKSRKKRASEKLKKPAADEGKTVRRRKRDTDASEQLTQQPRKKFSHSTRRKNRLKDLLSMPEDEIDFQRLPVRDIILLAGYRESLASKEAKESKNASTNQSTANSFHGEDSHNEEDTVTSEQSGGHINDQSNILFNYHSFMDKTPTARWSKQETELFYEGIQQFGTDLSMIQQLFPGRTRHQIKLKYKKEERQHPLRLSDALRNRAKDHSHFEKVIEQLQQVATQAEQECNRDASVDVTDEEAELNPETNQETTKSERYEDVTVEDREGDVNEEVHSPSKYDEDDDDLDIWSSYKSVF; this is encoded by the exons atggattctgatTGGGATCCTTTTGATGATGTACTTCCGGAACCAGCTTTGGCCCATG CTCGGGCTGGTGGGAAGTTTCAACCGAGGGCCAAACCACGACCAAAGAAGGTAGCATCTGCATCTATTTCTTCTATTCTTCCAACCAATGCCAAGGAAAAGTATGTGCCATCCTTACCAACTGCTTTGGACCGAAAACAGTCTGCTCAGTCCGTTGATAATGTGGATGATATATTGACAATTCCAGCTAGTAGTTCTCCAGCTTCATCAACATTACCTGGAAGGGAAGAACATCTGGAGAAAACTGATGAAAACCTGAAATGTGAACCGCTAAAAGATTTAACAGAACTTGTCAGAAGATCAAAGGATCTGCCTTCCGCAGATGCCCTCCCTTTAAAGGTTGTAGTGTCTGATAGAAAAACTGGAGATTCTTGTCTGTCAATAAAAAAg ACAGATTCTTCACAGCTTGACCTGGACGCATTTGCTGGCAGTATTTGTGATGCTGCAGAAAATAAAG CCTTGGTTGACTCTCATACAACAACATCTGTACAGTCCGTTGATGTCCTTGATAAGACTATGGGCCCAGTTGGCCCATCCTTTCCTGAACAGATAATTGAGAGTAACGAGCCATTGGGAGACAGTGAAGTTCTATTTTCTGATGACAGCAActtgaaattaattaacctttcACCCAATGAACTTGAATCCAAAGAGGATATGATCTCCAAAGATGACCATGCAGAG GTGAATGAGATGGAGCTTGATTTGGACCCATTTGCTGATATTCTTCCCCCACCTTCCATTAGCAGTG TGAGAAATGGTGGCAAATTTCAACCTCGAGCAAAGGCCCGACCTAGAAAGGGAACTTCTGAAACAGTTGCTATTGCTGCTTCTACTAGTACAATGGAAGAGCAAGCTAGTCTAGTCTCCCATGTGTCGGATAACCTGCAGCCTGCTAAATTTGTTGATGCTGGAGATGGCAGACTGAGAGATCCTGTTCCGTCATCCTTATATTCCTTGGAGATCTTGGTAAGCAAAGAGTCATTGAGAAATGATGACTACAAGAATTTTGGAGTTCTATTGTCCAGTGATGTCATGAGTTCCGGATTAGTGAATTCTTCACAATTACTTTCTACCGATGCGGTGCATTTAGGTGGTGCTACGAGAGACCTGCATTTTGGATTGGCAAAATCAATGGGAGAG AATACAGACATATTTTCAGGGTTGGAATATATCCATGATCTTGTTACCCAATCTCCAAGTAGCACAG AAATTCCAGTTCATTCTTCAAATGAGGAGACGGAAGGATCTAGATTTCCAGCTCAAAATTCTGTTAATTCTTCAGCACTCGGGGCATGTAGTGTGGATCTCCCAGATCCAGTAAGCTGTAATGAAGCAGCCATTTGGACTGATAACAGAAGACCAGAGGTGGAG gaAGCAGgggttttttctaatttgGGAAGGCCTGATAATTTATCTGAGTCCATTTCTG aatataatactAGAAATTTCCAGCCAAGACAAAAGGTGCAAACTGGAAAGGAGAAATCTACTGTAAGCACTCTTCCACAAGATGCAGTTGATTCTGTCGCATCTTCTTCGAATGCTGAGTTTGAACCTTCTGAAACTATGTACATGGATGTGGGCTCAATTCCTACCTTCCCGTCTGATGATGTTCTTGACTATTCATCCATGAGCTTTAGCAATTGTATTTCACCAGATGCTACTACTTCTGGGTTTCTATTGAATGAGGAACAGATAAACCTTGCTGAAGCTTCTCGCTCCAGTGACCCAAATGTTTTGTGCCAAGAAGATCTACCTGTAGAGGCTGTGAAGGAG AATTCTAAGAGTAGAAGAAGGAAATCATCTTCATTATTGATTTCTTCTCAGAAGTTTGGTGAAGCCTCATTAGCTGGTGAGATGGGGGGAAGTGGTAAATCATCAAGGCAGCTGAGAAAAAGGACTGCTGCTCCACAACTTGTTGATGAGCCAGAGGATGAAGCTTGTGACAATGACGGCTTTCCTTCTAAAGCTTCTAGTAATTCTATTGCGGATGAAGAAGATGGTGATTATGATTATAGAGTGGATGAAGATAATGATAATGAAGATGCATTGGAAAATAAATCTCGCAAGAAAAGAGCTTCAGAAAAGCTGAAGAAACCTGCAGCTGATGAGGGAAAAACAGTTAGACGACGGAAGAGAGACACTGATGCATCAGAGCAATTAACTCAACAACCACGCAAGAAGTTTTCTCATTCCACCCGCAGGAAAAACAGat TGAAGGATTTGCTTAGCATGCCAGAGGATGAAATTGATTTTCAGAGGCTTCCTGTCAGAGATATTATTTTGCTTGCAGGGTACAGGGAGAGCTTAGCT AGTAAAGAGGCAAAAGAATCAAAGAATGCTTCAACCAACCAAAG TACTGCAAACTCTTTCCACGGGGAAGATTCTCATAATGAAGAGGACACTGTTACTTCAGAGCAATCTGGAGGACACATTAATGATCAATCAAATATCTTATTCAATTACCACTCCTTCATGGACAAAACACCGACTGCAAGATGGTCGAAACAAGAGACAGAATTATTCTATGAG GGAATTCAGCAGTTTGGGACCGACCTATCAATGATACAGCAGCTTTTTCCTGGACGAACACGTCATCAAATCAAGTTGAAATATAAGAAGGAAGAACGTCAACATCCATTAAGGCTTTCTGATGCTCTGCGCAATCGTGCTAAAG ATcattctcattttgaaaaagtGATTGAGCAGCTGCAACAAGTTGCTACTCAGGCAGAACAAGAGTGTAACAGGGATGCTTCAGTAGATGTTACAGACGAGGAGGCAGAGTTGAATCCTGAAACTAAT